The following proteins are co-located in the Eublepharis macularius isolate TG4126 chromosome 5, MPM_Emac_v1.0, whole genome shotgun sequence genome:
- the LOC129331448 gene encoding uncharacterized protein LOC129331448: MVGVLGVVVVTVADSVVGMDPIVALIGQLMFTLLACQTQLLLAYRRYSAQRRRAAARILFQDSVSTVAWTRSRIRRRQRFQHWFLLAQMEEPRQHWVYPRSTDWWENIVLVHWDDRRWMRRFRMSKRTFIDLVEALRPRLQRQNTSLRSAISVERRVAVAIWWLASGTSYQVASDLFGIGKSTVASAVVEFCLAVEVELLSKTVSFGRAIGQIMDGFRRMGFPHCVGAIDGTHIPICAPGGRPDQYGNRKNYSSILLQGTVDHRGRFVDAEVGWSGKNHDAFVFAHSAFCVAMDSGSLIPGNPFMVVDGVRIPPVVIADGAYPMRRWLMKPYGRTATTQAQKMFDTRLSRARNVVECCFGRLKARWRCLSHRLQVREHNVIAVVTACVVLHNLCESRGHPITGRGAAPETILVSHGEGQELTTHHRHLAEGKVVRDALAKYMGLDSTS; encoded by the exons ATGGTTGGTGTGCTTGGTGTCGTTGTGGTTACTGTTGCCGATTCGGTTGTGGGTATGGATCCTATAGTCGCCCTCATCGGACAGCTGATGTTTACGTTGCTGGCTTGCCAGACGCAGCTGCTTCTTGCTTACCGGCGCTATTCAGCCCAACGccgcagagctgcagccaggatTCTGTTCCAGGATTCAGTCTCCACCGTCGCCTGGACGCGCTCCAGAATACGGCGCCGGCAGCGCTTCCAACATTGGTTCCTGCTTGCGCAGATGGAGGAGCCACGGCAGCACTGGGTATACCCGAGAAGCACCGACTGGTGGGAGAATATCGTGTTGGTGCACTGGGATGACCGTCGGTGGATGCGCCGCTTCCGGATGTCCAAGAGGACCTTCATCGACTTGGTGGAAGCCCTGCGTCCAAGGCTGCAGCGTCAAAACACCTCCCTTCGCTCTGCAATATCGGTGGAGAGACGAGTCGCGGTTGCAATTTGGTGGCTGGCCAGCGGAACAAGCTACCAGGTGGCGAGCGATCTGTTCGGGATTGGGAAGTCAACGGTAGCCTCCGCGGTGGTCGAGTTCTGCCTCGCGGTCGAGGTGGAACTTCTATCGAAGACTGTCTCCTTCGGAAGAGCGATTGGACAg atAATGGACGGTTTCCGTAGAATGGGTTTCCCGCACTGTGTGGGAGCTATTGATGGAACGCATATCCCAATCTGCGCTCCTGGAGGCCGCCCAGATCAGTACGGCAACCGCAAGAACTATTCCTCGATTCTGCTCCAAGGCACAGTTGATCACCGGGGAAGATTTGTGGACGccgaggtggggtggagtgggaagaacCACGATGCCTTCGTGTTCGCCCACTCCGCCTTCTGTGTTGCCATGGATAGTGGCTCACTAATTCCGGGAAACCCTTTCATGGTGGTGGACGGTGTAAGAATACCCCCGGTGGTCATTGCCGATGGAGCCTACCCCATGCGTAGGTGGCTTATGAAGCCCTACGGGAGAACGGCAACCACACAAGCTCAGAAAATGTTTGACACCCGCCTATCGCGagccaggaacgtggtggaatgttgTTTCGGAAGACTGAAGGCCAGGTGGAGGTGTCTGTCACACCGCCTCCAAGTTAGGGAGCACAACGTCATCGCTGTGGTGACAGCATGTGTTGTTTTGCACAACCTCTGTGAAAGCCGGGGACATCCCATCACTGGCCGCGGAGCAGCCCCAGAGACAATACTTGTTTCTCATGGAGAGGGACAAGAGTTGACCACCCATCACAGGCATCTTGCCGAAGGAAAGGTGGTTAGGGATGCCCTGGCCAAGTATATGGGCCTAGATTCGACAAGTTGA